One genomic window of Gammaproteobacteria bacterium includes the following:
- a CDS encoding DUF302 domain-containing protein yields the protein MLARFIAITAIALSMVPHPVASQEKCTAGEPGCDAPVVSPLQNPFYLFPWLANTTPSISSNINSQGMSSEWMNMQWMMMMANHFMNAPIDEATRFNILDAMLRAANTQMLEGMFGGPNQARMWIPSQSKRDVPANTVSDSISDEAKRNLYQSMMMLSPLSLRDMISIMADKMPVAEDVSFDDAVESMRLRANEINFKFVGHSPLWKDITAITGEETPRVEIFNFCDAIVARKVLDYAPEFIVFIPCRIALLEDAAGKLWVMTLDWDVNWLNLAQNPNSVLDQELRAEAVRIRDGMRYIMEGAATGDF from the coding sequence ATGTTGGCTCGTTTTATTGCAATCACTGCAATCGCTTTGTCGATGGTTCCGCACCCTGTGGCGAGCCAGGAAAAGTGTACCGCGGGGGAGCCGGGTTGCGATGCGCCGGTTGTTAGCCCGCTGCAAAATCCCTTCTACCTGTTCCCATGGCTGGCGAATACCACGCCCTCCATATCGTCTAACATCAATTCCCAGGGAATGTCCTCCGAATGGATGAACATGCAGTGGATGATGATGATGGCGAATCATTTCATGAATGCCCCCATTGATGAGGCCACCCGGTTTAATATCCTCGATGCCATGCTGCGCGCCGCCAATACGCAGATGCTCGAGGGTATGTTTGGTGGCCCCAACCAGGCCCGTATGTGGATTCCCTCACAGAGCAAGCGCGATGTCCCTGCAAACACGGTATCAGACTCGATCTCGGATGAAGCCAAGCGCAACCTTTACCAGAGCATGATGATGCTGAGCCCACTATCCTTGCGCGACATGATTTCGATCATGGCGGACAAGATGCCGGTCGCCGAAGATGTTTCGTTTGACGACGCGGTGGAGTCGATGCGCTTGCGCGCCAATGAAATCAACTTCAAGTTCGTCGGGCACAGCCCGCTGTGGAAGGATATCACCGCCATTACCGGCGAAGAGACCCCGCGCGTTGAAATTTTCAATTTTTGCGACGCCATAGTGGCCCGCAAGGTTCTCGACTATGCGCCTGAATTTATCGTCTTTATTCCCTGTCGCATTGCACTGCTCGAGGATGCGGCCGGCAAGCTCTGGGTGATGACCCTGGACTGGGACGTAAACTGGCTCAACCTGGCACAGAATCCGAATAGCGTTCTCGACCAGGAGCTGCGTGCCGAGGCCGTCAGGATTCGCGATGGTATGCGCTACATCATGGAAGGTGCTGCCACCGGTGATTTTTAA
- the soxX gene encoding sulfur oxidation c-type cytochrome SoxX has protein sequence MKQVTSGIASITLFCCLSILGSISVASADAVADGKKVAFDRKKGNCLGCHMMADGALPGNIGPPLIAMKARFPDKAKLREQIWDPTIANPNTIMPPFGKHRILTEKEVDLITEFVYTL, from the coding sequence ATGAAGCAAGTTACCAGTGGAATAGCATCGATTACACTGTTTTGCTGCTTATCGATTCTGGGCAGTATTTCGGTCGCAAGCGCCGACGCTGTCGCAGACGGCAAAAAAGTAGCCTTTGACCGCAAGAAAGGCAACTGCCTGGGTTGCCACATGATGGCAGATGGCGCACTACCCGGGAATATCGGCCCACCGTTGATCGCCATGAAGGCGCGCTTCCCCGACAAGGCCAAGCTGCGCGAGCAAATCTGGGACCCTACAATAGCCAATCCTAACACCATCATGCCTCCTTTCGGGAAGCACAGAATCCTGACAGAAAAGGAAGTAGATCTCATTACCGAGTTTGTCTACACCCTTTAG
- the soxY gene encoding thiosulfate oxidation carrier protein SoxY codes for MNLLRRKFIKTAAFVGATVSAVGTGILVPQRALGAYSKAAFEAKDVGGALTASMGTDQHTASGDIKLKAPDIAENGAVVPITVSSTMGNIDTIAIVASANVSPLTSTYTLSSASEPFVSTRIKMAKTSDVLAVVKADGKLYSTTKEVKVTIGGCGG; via the coding sequence ATGAATCTTTTACGTCGCAAGTTTATTAAAACGGCCGCATTTGTCGGCGCCACGGTATCGGCCGTCGGCACAGGAATTTTAGTTCCCCAAAGAGCCCTGGGTGCTTACAGTAAGGCGGCCTTTGAAGCCAAGGACGTGGGTGGCGCACTAACGGCCTCTATGGGCACTGACCAGCATACCGCCTCCGGCGACATCAAGCTGAAGGCACCGGACATAGCCGAGAACGGCGCAGTGGTACCCATTACCGTGTCATCGACGATGGGTAATATTGATACTATTGCCATTGTTGCATCAGCTAACGTCTCACCACTGACTTCAACCTATACGCTGTCTTCCGCCTCTGAGCCCTTTGTTTCCACGCGGATAAAGATGGCCAAGACCTCCGACGTTCTCGCCGTGGTCAAGGCAGATGGCAAACTCTATTCAACTACGAAGGAAGTCAAGGTCACCATCGGTGGCTGCGGCGGTTAA
- the soxZ gene encoding thiosulfate oxidation carrier complex protein SoxZ: MASIKIRAKAKDGLTTVKTLMSHPMETGLRKDSKTGEKIPAHHITEVTAEHNGQTVMTANWGGAISKNPYLSFKFKGAASGDKIKITWVDNMGKGDSAEAAIK; this comes from the coding sequence ATGGCTTCTATTAAGATTCGCGCAAAAGCAAAGGATGGTCTGACAACTGTCAAGACACTGATGAGTCATCCGATGGAAACCGGATTGCGCAAAGACTCAAAAACTGGCGAAAAAATTCCAGCGCATCACATTACCGAGGTTACTGCAGAGCATAATGGCCAGACAGTAATGACGGCAAACTGGGGCGGTGCCATTTCGAAAAATCCATACCTGTCCTTTAAATTCAAGGGTGCGGCATCGGGTGACAAGATAAAGATCACCTGGGTCGATAACATGGGTAAGGGTGACAGCGCCGAAGCTGCAATCAAGTAA
- the soxA gene encoding sulfur oxidation c-type cytochrome SoxA: MKKILTTLGIAILIALPFNTMATPQQDLAEFRDYYKKRFPGTPFDDYINGVYSIDPASREQWEEIEEFPPYELSLSRGEELFNKPFANGKTYASCFENGGIGIRQNYPYFDTDRGEVITLELAINECREANGEKKLKWKKGPIADISAYMAYTSRGNIIDIKIPDDPRAIAAYERGKKHFYQKRGQLNMACADCHKFYAGNKVRADLLSPALGQLSHFPVYRSKWGGMGTTHRRYGGCNKQVRAKDYPAQSAEYRALEYFHTYMSNGLAVNGPGARK; encoded by the coding sequence ATGAAAAAGATACTGACCACCCTGGGGATTGCCATCCTGATAGCGCTGCCTTTTAACACGATGGCAACGCCACAGCAGGACCTGGCGGAATTTCGGGATTATTACAAGAAACGCTTTCCCGGCACCCCGTTCGATGATTACATCAACGGCGTATACTCGATTGATCCGGCATCACGCGAACAATGGGAAGAAATCGAGGAATTTCCACCCTACGAACTAAGCCTCAGCAGGGGCGAGGAACTATTCAACAAGCCGTTTGCCAACGGTAAAACCTATGCCAGTTGTTTTGAAAATGGCGGTATTGGCATTCGTCAGAACTATCCTTACTTCGATACCGACCGTGGCGAAGTGATTACACTGGAACTGGCGATCAACGAATGTCGTGAAGCCAATGGCGAGAAAAAGTTGAAGTGGAAAAAAGGTCCGATCGCCGATATTTCCGCCTACATGGCCTATACCTCGCGCGGTAACATCATCGACATCAAGATCCCGGATGATCCGCGCGCAATCGCAGCCTATGAACGCGGCAAGAAACACTTCTACCAGAAACGCGGCCAGCTCAACATGGCCTGCGCCGATTGCCACAAGTTTTATGCCGGTAACAAGGTGCGCGCCGACCTGCTGAGCCCTGCCCTGGGGCAACTGAGCCATTTTCCAGTATATCGTTCCAAATGGGGCGGCATGGGTACCACGCACCGTCGTTACGGTGGCTGTAACAAGCAGGTGCGTGCCAAGGACTACCCGGCGCAAAGCGCAGAGTACCGCGCGCTCGAATACTTCCACACCTACATGAGTAACGGCCTCGCGGTCAACGGACCCGGCGCCAGGAAGTAA
- a CDS encoding sulfurtransferase TusA family protein, translating into MSEYTEKFDATGLNCPLPILRSKKVLSSMNSGDVLYVIATDSGSVKDFDAFCKQTGHELLESSEAEGKYHYYIKKA; encoded by the coding sequence ATGTCCGAATATACCGAAAAATTTGACGCCACAGGCCTCAACTGCCCGCTCCCCATTCTGAGATCGAAAAAGGTTTTATCGTCGATGAATAGCGGCGACGTACTTTATGTCATCGCCACTGACTCGGGTTCAGTCAAGGATTTTGACGCCTTCTGCAAGCAAACCGGACACGAACTGCTCGAAAGCTCGGAAGCCGAAGGCAAGTATCATTATTACATCAAGAAGGCCTGA
- a CDS encoding DsrE/DsrF/DrsH-like family protein has protein sequence MSEKKLALIATKGTLDWAYPPFILASTAAAIGYEVQIFFTFYGLQLLKKDMNLKVSPLGNPGMPMPMGMDKWFPTIGTAIPGMEAMMSSMMKSKMKSKGVASVAELRELCLEADVKLIACQMTVDLFDMQPSEFIDGIDYAGATTFFEFAGESDVNLFI, from the coding sequence ATGTCTGAGAAAAAACTGGCGCTGATCGCCACCAAGGGCACCCTGGATTGGGCCTACCCCCCCTTCATTCTGGCATCCACTGCCGCCGCCATCGGTTACGAAGTGCAGATATTCTTCACTTTTTACGGATTGCAGTTGCTCAAGAAGGATATGAACCTCAAGGTCTCGCCGCTCGGCAATCCCGGAATGCCGATGCCGATGGGTATGGACAAATGGTTCCCGACGATCGGTACCGCGATCCCCGGCATGGAAGCCATGATGAGCAGCATGATGAAATCCAAGATGAAATCGAAAGGCGTCGCCAGCGTGGCCGAGCTGCGCGAGTTATGCCTCGAAGCTGACGTTAAACTGATCGCCTGTCAAATGACGGTCGATTTGTTCGACATGCAGCCGAGTGAGTTTATCGACGGCATCGACTACGCCGGTGCCACTACTTTTTTCGAATTTGCCGGGGAATCGGACGTCAACCTGTTCATCTAG
- a CDS encoding outer membrane protein transport protein → MRVRLKLFCFALLAVTFPASVWATNGYFTHGVSTAEKGLAGAGVAFSQDTLAAGNNPAGMVWQGARYDIGGAWFAPMRSYSVTGGPTPGCSPQGCTFSIGDGDQSIDSENEGFLIPQLGYNWVIDDDSTVGISVFGNGGMNTEYKGGTALVFDGVATFNTLDGTFGAGTAGVDLAQLFIATTYAAKLSDKTSWGISGIIAYQRFEAKGLANFSPFSQDPSNLTNNDHDTSTGIGIRLGFQTEISPGVRFGAAYQPEIDMSEFDDYAGLFAKDGDFDIPSNLTLGVAIDIGNHGVLVVDLQQINYEDVPSVSNSIFNFDTCAPGTGPGGSGAGDGCLGGDDGAGFGWEDIQIVKLGYQWQEGKMTWRVGVSVSEQPIPDEEVVFNILAPGVIEETLTFGFTRQLDANSSLNFAAMYAPNVSVEGTSNFDPSQEVELEMDQYELVLSYNRRL, encoded by the coding sequence ATGAGAGTTCGACTTAAACTTTTTTGCTTTGCTTTACTGGCAGTCACATTTCCAGCATCGGTCTGGGCAACTAATGGGTATTTTACCCACGGTGTCAGCACCGCTGAAAAGGGACTCGCTGGTGCGGGCGTTGCATTTTCCCAGGATACACTTGCTGCGGGCAACAATCCGGCCGGCATGGTCTGGCAGGGTGCGCGCTACGACATCGGCGGCGCCTGGTTCGCGCCGATGCGAAGCTATTCTGTTACCGGCGGCCCTACCCCCGGTTGTAGCCCACAGGGTTGTACCTTCAGTATTGGCGACGGCGATCAATCGATCGATAGCGAAAACGAAGGCTTTTTAATTCCCCAGCTCGGTTACAACTGGGTAATCGATGACGATAGCACGGTCGGAATATCAGTCTTCGGCAATGGCGGCATGAACACCGAGTACAAAGGTGGAACCGCACTGGTATTCGATGGCGTGGCGACCTTTAATACCCTCGATGGAACCTTTGGCGCTGGCACCGCGGGCGTAGACTTGGCACAATTGTTCATCGCGACCACCTACGCGGCAAAACTATCGGACAAGACTTCCTGGGGAATTAGCGGAATCATTGCCTACCAGCGTTTCGAGGCCAAGGGTCTGGCAAATTTTAGCCCTTTTTCCCAGGACCCGAGCAATTTGACCAATAACGACCACGATACCTCAACCGGTATCGGAATACGGCTGGGATTCCAGACTGAAATCTCTCCGGGCGTGCGCTTTGGCGCCGCGTACCAGCCGGAAATCGATATGAGCGAATTTGATGACTACGCCGGCCTGTTCGCGAAAGACGGCGACTTCGATATTCCGTCGAATTTAACGCTTGGCGTGGCCATTGACATCGGTAACCACGGTGTTTTGGTGGTCGACCTGCAACAAATCAACTACGAGGATGTACCCTCGGTATCCAATTCCATCTTCAACTTCGACACCTGTGCTCCCGGTACAGGACCGGGCGGTAGCGGTGCAGGTGATGGCTGTCTCGGTGGCGATGACGGCGCCGGATTCGGTTGGGAAGACATCCAAATCGTCAAGCTCGGTTACCAGTGGCAGGAAGGAAAAATGACCTGGCGAGTGGGTGTAAGCGTCAGCGAGCAGCCGATTCCCGATGAAGAAGTTGTGTTTAATATCCTTGCACCTGGCGTTATCGAGGAGACATTAACTTTCGGCTTTACCCGGCAACTGGACGCCAACAGCTCGCTAAATTTTGCCGCAATGTATGCGCCCAACGTATCGGTTGAAGGCACCAGTAACTTCGATCCATCACAGGAAGTTGAGCTTGAGATGGACCAGTACGAACTAGTACTGAGTTACAACCGCAGGCTCTAG